The following is a genomic window from Geminicoccus roseus DSM 18922.
AAGCGGTCCGCTGCCTGGACAGCGGACACAGTCGAGGAAAAACCGTGACGGGGTCCCGCCGCGGCGCGGTCGGGCAACGGATGGAGGGCGCCCGGCGCGGCGGCTCGCCGACCGCCGGGCGCAGCCTCAGGTCAGCTTCATCGCCACCGGGCGCATCGGCGTGCCGGTGGCGCCGCGCAGCTTGATGCAGGCGCCGAAGAACGCGAACTCATGGACCTTGTCGGCGATCAGCTCGTCCACGAACGCCATCTCCAGGATCGGCACGCCCGCCTCGGCCAGGAGGTAGGTGTGCACCGGGAAGAAGTTGAGCGGATGCGCGCCCGGGGTCTGCTCCAGGGTCAGGTTGTCGGCACCGATCATGATCGCACCGTTCTTGCACAGGAACTCGGCGCCCTCGCGGTTCAGCCCGGGCGTGGCCTGGGTGAAGCTCTGGTCCGGCCATTTCTTCATCTGCCCGGTATTGATCAGCACCACGTCGCCAAGCTTCAGCTCCAGGCCCTGGTGCTTGAGGCAGTCCTGCAGGTCTTTCTGACCGATGCCATAGCTGGGCGGCAGGGTGTCGACGCCGTGCATCGCCGCCACGTCCAGGAGGATGCCGCGCGCCAGGATCGGCGGATAATTCTCCGGCCCGCACTTGGTCCAGGCCCGGCTGCCCAGATACTGCTCGGCGCTGAAATTGTTGAAGATCTTTCC
Proteins encoded in this region:
- a CDS encoding cyclase family protein, with protein sequence MCVVCYVNEAEKQKIVAYNAEFHRVTSSPYGPDDEIGMLNVIDAESRAAILGRADARKIYDLSVDHFVGMPGWFGAGDQGYQIWMTHTPAGEIAGNSMGVSLEANQLVAYSGDAISMYTHCGTHIDTFNHFGYDGKIFNNFSAEQYLGSRAWTKCGPENYPPILARGILLDVAAMHGVDTLPPSYGIGQKDLQDCLKHQGLELKLGDVVLINTGQMKKWPDQSFTQATPGLNREGAEFLCKNGAIMIGADNLTLEQTPGAHPLNFFPVHTYLLAEAGVPILEMAFVDELIADKVHEFAFFGACIKLRGATGTPMRPVAMKLT